A genomic window from Salvia hispanica cultivar TCC Black 2014 chromosome 5, UniMelb_Shisp_WGS_1.0, whole genome shotgun sequence includes:
- the LOC125186405 gene encoding AAA-ATPase ASD, mitochondrial-like produces MRLGSIFGQLGTLIAGLMFLKAIFDQYLPRQLKASLDKNSQKLLNLLSPYIQITFNEFTGERFKRSDVYAAIETYLSSTSAAQARRLKADSLRDSARPVSLSMDDNEEVADEHAGVKVWWSSGMHITKNQTFSFQPMNDEKRFYNLRFHKKHRNFIIDTYLNHVMKEGKAIEVRNRRRKLYTNSGPAWTHVAFEHPATFETLAMEPARKREVVEDLLAFSKGEAFYNKIGRAWKRGYLLYGPPGTGKSTMIAAMANLLGYDVYDLELTAVKDNTELKKLLIATSSRAVIVIEDIDCSVDLTGQRVKRREKEKENENNQVLHRMGMEENEAKSSKITLSGLLNFIDGLWSACGGERIIVFTTNYVEKLDPALIRRGRMDKHIELSYCSFEGFKVLAKNYVGVEWHELFPRIERLLGEVEMTPADVAENLMPRSLAGDAEECLESLVKALEDEQKKSSTNDDETTSPAEKINGILVSGGEDRWNAI; encoded by the exons atGAGGTTGGGATCAATATTTGGGCAGTTGGGAACGTTGATTGCAGgtttgatgttcttgaaagcCATCTTCGACCAATACCTCCCTCGTCAGCTCAAGGCCTCGCTCGACAAAAACTCCCAAAAACTGCTGAATTTGCTCTCCCCTTACATCCAAATCACCTTCAATGAGTTCACCGGCGAGCGCTTCAAGCGCAGCGACGTCTACGCCGCCATCGAGACCTACCTCAGCTCCACCTCCGCTGCTCAGGCGCGCCGCCTCAAGGCCGACTCCCTCCGCGACAGCGCCCGCCCCGTCTCCCTCAGCATGGACGACAACGAGGAGGTCGCCGACGAGCACGCCGGCGTCAAG GTGTGGTGGTCCTCCGGCATGCACATCACCAAGAACCAGACGTTTTCCTTCCAGCCGATGAACGACGAGAAGCGTTTCTACAACCTCCGGTTCCACAAAAAGCACAGGAACTTCATCATCGACACTTACCTCAACCACGTCATGAAGGAAGGGAAGGCGATCGAGGTGAGGAACCGTCGCCGGAAGCTCTACACCAACTCCGGCCCGGCGTGGACCCACGTCGCGTTCGAGCACCCGGCGACGTTCGAGACTCTGGCGATGGAGCCGGCTAGGAAGCGGGAGGTGGTGGAGGACCTCTTGGCGTTCAGCAAGGGGGAGGCGTTTTATAATAAGATCGGGCGGGCGTGGAAGCGGGGCTACCTCCTCTACGGCCCGCCCGGGACGGGGAAGTCCACCATGATCGCCGCCATGGCGAACCTCCTGGGCTACGACGTCTACGACCTCGAGCTCACGGCGGTGAAGGACAACACGGAGCTAAAGAAGCTCCTGATCGCGACCTCCAGCAGGGCGGTGATCGTGATCGAGGACATCGACTGCTCTGTCGACCTCACGGGGCAGAGAGtgaagaggagagagaaggagaaagagaaTGAGAATAACCAGGTGCTGCATAGGATGGGAATGGAGGAGAATGAGGCGAAGAGCAGCAAAATTACTCTTTCTGGGCTGCTGAATTTCATAGATGGGCTGTGGTCTGCTTGTGGAGGAGAGAGAATCATTGTTTTCACGACCAACTATGTGGAGAAGTTGGATCCGGCGTTGATAAGGAGAGGGAGGATGGATAAGCACATCGAGCTGTCGTATTGCAGCTTCGAAGGGTTTAAGGTTTTGGCAAAGAACTACGTTGGGGTGGAGTGGCATGAGTTGTTTCCGAGGATCGAGAGGTTGTTGGGAGAGGTGGAGATGACGCCAGCAGATGTGGCGGAGAATTTGATGCCGAGGAGCTTGGCTGGAGATGCAGAGGAGTGCTTGGAGAGTCTGGTGAAGGCGCTCGAGGATGAGCAGAAGAAGTCGAGCACCAACGATGATGAAACCACCTCTCCAGCGGA